The proteins below come from a single Pseudomonas chlororaphis genomic window:
- a CDS encoding hemolysin III: MYHGERLNAWTHLVGAVAAFIGGVWLVVIAALTGDPWKIVSVAIYGFTLLVLYSASTVYHSVRGRRKEIMQKVDHFSIYLLIAGSYTPFCLVTLRGPWGWSLFGIVWGLALIGILQEIKPRSEARILSIVIYAVMGWIVLVAVKPLLVALGSTGFAWLASGGVLYTVGIIFFALDKRLRHAHGIWHLFVIAGSLLHFVAILRYVL; the protein is encoded by the coding sequence ATGTATCACGGGGAACGACTCAACGCATGGACCCACCTGGTCGGGGCCGTTGCGGCCTTTATCGGTGGTGTGTGGCTGGTGGTGATTGCCGCGCTGACCGGCGATCCCTGGAAGATCGTCAGCGTGGCGATCTACGGGTTTACCCTGCTGGTGCTGTACAGCGCCTCGACGGTCTATCACAGCGTGCGCGGGCGCCGAAAAGAGATCATGCAGAAGGTCGATCATTTTTCGATCTACCTGCTGATCGCCGGCAGCTACACGCCGTTCTGCCTGGTGACCTTGCGCGGGCCGTGGGGCTGGAGCCTGTTCGGGATCGTCTGGGGGCTGGCGCTGATCGGGATCCTGCAGGAGATCAAGCCGCGGTCCGAGGCGCGGATCCTGTCGATCGTGATCTACGCCGTGATGGGCTGGATCGTGCTGGTGGCGGTCAAGCCGCTGCTGGTGGCCCTGGGCAGCACCGGTTTCGCCTGGCTGGCCTCGGGCGGCGTGTTGTACACCGTGGGCATCATTTTCTTCGCCCTCGATAAACGCCTGCGCCATGCCCATGGCATCTGGCACCTGTTCGTGATCGCCGGCAGCCTGCTGCACTTCGTGGCGATTCTGCGTTATGTACTCTGA
- a CDS encoding malonate transporter, with amino-acid sequence MIIYGVAFLAFCTLTGIFIGELLGKLIGVPANVGGVGIAMLLLIGLGSYLGKRGLFKGKSEAGVEFWSAVYIPIVVAMAAQQNVYGALKGGPMAILAGTLAVVIAFAMVPVLVRIGNKGPEADTCVKTVG; translated from the coding sequence ATGATTATTTACGGCGTGGCGTTTCTGGCTTTTTGTACCCTGACGGGTATTTTCATCGGTGAACTGCTGGGTAAGTTGATCGGCGTGCCGGCCAATGTCGGCGGGGTCGGCATTGCAATGCTGTTGCTGATCGGCCTGGGCAGCTACCTGGGCAAGCGTGGTCTGTTCAAGGGCAAATCCGAGGCCGGGGTGGAATTCTGGAGCGCGGTCTACATTCCCATCGTTGTGGCAATGGCAGCCCAGCAGAATGTCTACGGTGCCCTCAAGGGCGGGCCGATGGCGATCCTGGCGGGGACTCTGGCGGTGGTGATTGCCTTTGCAATGGTGCCGGTGCTGGTGCGCATCGGCAACAAGGGGCCTGAAGCCGACACCTGCGTGAAAACGGTAGGGTGA
- a CDS encoding phosphoribosyl-dephospho-CoA transferase — MVSTFLAHDLLWGMTPAQLPLDAPAWANEALGLGHPVVVRRALSPAGWVAVGIRGRAREQRYATSMPLAAILRRVRPEDLCQAHSARDLPALRALSRLRPLLDACGWRWGISGSAGFELASGVEALHARSDLDLILRTPQPLERQRAKALLADLEDSACGVDMQLQTPFGAVALREWAGSSRRVLLKDDRQARLVSNPWQPALEQVA, encoded by the coding sequence GTGGTGAGCACCTTCCTGGCCCACGACCTGCTCTGGGGGATGACCCCGGCGCAGTTGCCATTGGATGCACCCGCCTGGGCGAACGAAGCCCTCGGTCTCGGGCACCCGGTGGTGGTACGACGGGCGCTGAGCCCGGCCGGGTGGGTGGCGGTGGGCATTCGTGGTCGGGCCCGGGAACAACGTTATGCCACGTCGATGCCGTTGGCGGCGATCCTGCGCCGGGTTCGCCCGGAAGACCTGTGCCAGGCCCACTCCGCTCGCGACCTGCCGGCCCTGCGAGCGCTGTCCCGTCTGCGGCCGCTGCTCGATGCCTGCGGCTGGCGCTGGGGCATCAGCGGCAGCGCCGGGTTCGAGCTTGCCAGTGGGGTCGAGGCCCTGCATGCGCGCAGCGACCTGGACCTGATCCTGCGCACGCCACAACCGTTGGAACGCCAGCGAGCCAAGGCGTTGCTGGCGGACCTGGAGGACTCGGCGTGCGGGGTGGACATGCAGTTGCAAACGCCCTTCGGCGCCGTGGCGCTGCGGGAGTGGGCGGGGTCGTCGCGCCGGGTCCTGCTCAAGGATGACCGCCAGGCCCGACTGGTGAGCAATCCCTGGCAGCCGGCGCTGGAGCAGGTGGCATGA
- a CDS encoding malonate transporter: MYESLMKVITGYGLISGFAIVGITMWVSYWISNTFTKGRLHGSAIAILLGLVLSYIGGAMTGGQKGVVDIPLLSGIGLLGGAMLRDFAIVATAFGVNIEELKRAGFVGVLALFVGVGTSFIAGVGVAMAFGYTDAISLTTIGAGAVTYIVGPVTGAAIGASSEVMALSIAAGLIKAILVMVATPFVAPLIGLNNPRSAVIFGGLMGTSSGVAGGLAATDPKLVPYGCLTAAFYTALGCLLGPSVLFLIMRGLLG, encoded by the coding sequence ATGTACGAGTCATTGATGAAGGTCATCACCGGCTACGGCCTGATCAGCGGTTTCGCGATTGTCGGCATCACCATGTGGGTGTCGTACTGGATCAGTAACACATTCACCAAGGGTCGCCTGCATGGTTCAGCCATCGCGATACTGCTGGGGCTGGTGCTGTCGTACATTGGCGGCGCGATGACCGGGGGACAGAAAGGGGTGGTGGACATTCCATTGCTCTCGGGCATCGGCCTGCTGGGCGGCGCGATGTTGCGCGACTTTGCCATCGTCGCCACTGCGTTCGGCGTGAACATCGAAGAACTCAAGCGTGCCGGTTTCGTCGGAGTGCTGGCGCTGTTCGTCGGCGTCGGGACATCATTCATCGCCGGTGTTGGGGTGGCGATGGCCTTCGGTTATACCGACGCGATAAGCCTGACTACCATTGGCGCAGGCGCGGTCACCTACATCGTCGGCCCCGTGACCGGCGCAGCCATCGGCGCCAGTTCCGAGGTGATGGCACTGTCGATTGCCGCAGGCTTGATCAAAGCGATCCTGGTCATGGTGGCGACGCCGTTCGTGGCGCCACTGATCGGCCTGAACAACCCACGCAGCGCGGTGATCTTCGGCGGCTTGATGGGGACCTCCAGTGGCGTGGCGGGCGGGCTCGCAGCCACGGATCCGAAGCTGGTGCCCTATGGTTGTCTGACGGCGGCGTTCTATACCGCGCTGGGTTGCTTGCTGGGTCCCTCGGTACTGTTTTTGATCATGCGAGGGCTGTTGGGGTAG
- a CDS encoding malonate decarboxylase subunit epsilon, with amino-acid sequence MSSLLVFPGQGAQRAGMLHGLAPQWLEQASEVLGEDVLQLDSAQALQSTRAVQLCLLIAGVAASRRLLEQAPAPDYVAGLSIGAYPAAVVAGALGFEDALRLVSLRGELMQQAYPQGYGMTAIIGLDLAAVEGLLAQVHSDSTPVYLANINADNQVVIAGSDEAMATVARHARGQGAGKACRLAVSVPSHCPLLETPARTLAQAFADVPLQAPALGYLSGSRARPVIAPQALRDDLAFNMCRVVDWRGTVQSAYERGVRLQIELPPGAVLTGLARRVFESGTVMAYDGARLDTLQTLLAEEGRRQP; translated from the coding sequence ATGAGCAGCCTTTTGGTGTTTCCGGGCCAGGGCGCGCAGCGGGCAGGCATGCTCCACGGCCTGGCGCCGCAGTGGTTGGAACAGGCCAGCGAAGTGCTCGGTGAAGACGTGCTGCAACTGGACAGCGCCCAGGCGTTGCAATCGACCCGCGCCGTGCAGTTGTGCCTGTTGATCGCCGGCGTGGCGGCATCCCGTCGATTGCTGGAGCAGGCGCCGGCACCGGATTATGTGGCGGGGTTGTCCATCGGTGCCTATCCGGCGGCGGTGGTGGCGGGTGCGTTGGGCTTCGAGGATGCGCTGCGGCTGGTCAGCCTTCGGGGCGAGTTGATGCAGCAGGCGTACCCACAGGGCTATGGCATGACCGCCATCATCGGCCTGGACCTCGCCGCCGTGGAAGGCTTGCTGGCGCAAGTGCACAGCGACAGCACGCCGGTCTACCTGGCCAATATCAATGCCGATAACCAGGTGGTCATCGCCGGCAGCGACGAGGCCATGGCCACCGTCGCCAGGCACGCGCGCGGCCAGGGCGCCGGCAAGGCCTGTCGCCTGGCGGTGAGCGTGCCGTCCCATTGCCCGCTGCTGGAGACGCCGGCGCGAACGTTGGCCCAGGCGTTTGCCGACGTGCCGCTGCAAGCCCCGGCCTTGGGTTACTTGAGCGGCAGCCGTGCCCGGCCGGTCATCGCGCCGCAGGCCTTGCGTGACGACCTGGCCTTCAACATGTGCCGTGTCGTCGATTGGCGCGGCACGGTGCAAAGTGCCTACGAGCGCGGTGTGCGGCTGCAGATCGAACTGCCACCCGGTGCGGTGCTGACCGGGCTGGCGCGCCGGGTGTTCGAGTCGGGCACGGTCATGGCCTATGACGGTGCCCGGCTCGATACGCTGCAGACGCTGCTCGCAGAGGAGGGACGCCGCCAACCCTAG
- a CDS encoding malonate decarboxylase subunit gamma has translation MSSYSLRGLRWFEALSGGAEPLSGLPASVKVVDTTLGEQAVRLLAVVADPDNRFPRARNGEVGLLEGWGLAKAVDDAIEADRQASAKRALIAIVDVPSQAYGRREEALGIHQALAGAADSYARARLAGHPVIGLLVGKAMSGAFLAHGYQANRLIALRDPGVMVHAMGKASAARVTLRSVEELEALAASVPPMAYDIDSFASLGLLWETLSVEQIEQPSATDLARVADCLQQAIKHVGGAPRDLRSRLGAPHRAASSHVRQLLSEQW, from the coding sequence ATGAGTTCGTATTCATTGAGAGGCTTGCGCTGGTTCGAAGCCTTGAGCGGCGGTGCCGAGCCGCTGTCGGGATTGCCTGCTTCGGTGAAAGTCGTCGACACGACGCTGGGCGAACAGGCCGTGCGCCTGTTGGCGGTCGTGGCCGACCCCGACAACCGTTTTCCCCGTGCGCGCAACGGCGAGGTCGGTTTGCTGGAGGGCTGGGGCCTGGCCAAGGCGGTGGACGACGCCATCGAGGCCGACCGCCAGGCGTCCGCCAAGCGGGCGCTGATCGCCATTGTCGATGTGCCCAGCCAGGCTTATGGGCGCCGGGAAGAAGCCCTGGGCATCCATCAGGCCCTGGCGGGGGCGGCGGACAGTTACGCCCGTGCCCGCCTGGCCGGGCACCCGGTGATCGGCCTGCTGGTGGGCAAGGCGATGTCTGGGGCGTTCCTGGCCCACGGCTACCAGGCGAACCGGTTGATTGCGCTGCGCGATCCGGGGGTGATGGTCCACGCCATGGGCAAGGCGTCGGCGGCGCGGGTGACCCTGCGCAGTGTCGAAGAACTGGAAGCACTGGCCGCCAGCGTGCCGCCGATGGCCTATGACATCGACAGCTTTGCCAGCCTGGGATTGCTCTGGGAAACCTTGTCGGTCGAGCAGATCGAACAGCCCTCGGCGACCGATCTGGCCCGGGTTGCCGACTGCCTGCAACAGGCGATCAAGCATGTCGGCGGGGCGCCTCGGGATTTGCGCAGTCGCCTTGGGGCGCCCCATCGCGCCGCTTCCAGCCATGTTCGCCAATTGCTGAGTGAGCAGTGGTGA
- a CDS encoding LysR family transcriptional regulator, whose product MLIDEELTLKKLEVFLAFMRTGNLARAAVELQTSNVSVHRAIHSLESALRCPLFKHEGRNLTPLESAYVLEERAQKLIQDVVESVRLTREAAGFSAERFKLGSLYSLTVKTVPQLIMGLKIRRSELNIDLIMGSNIDLLYKLKNMEVDAILVSLDDSVNDPDCEHIALFSDDIFLATPADSPFAQRSEVDLAEVRDETFITLTQGFATHQDGIRVFRQAGFEPKVAMQVNDIFTLLSMVSSGVGYALLPGRIAAVYENRVKLIPLQDKYRLQQHIGVVFLKAKERDPNLLALLAECRMYANRQG is encoded by the coding sequence ATGCTGATCGACGAAGAATTGACCCTGAAGAAACTCGAGGTGTTCCTGGCGTTCATGCGCACCGGCAACCTGGCGCGGGCGGCGGTTGAGTTGCAGACCAGCAACGTCAGTGTGCACCGGGCCATTCACTCGCTGGAGAGCGCCCTGCGTTGCCCGCTGTTCAAGCACGAAGGTCGCAACCTCACGCCGCTGGAAAGCGCCTACGTGCTGGAGGAACGGGCCCAGAAGCTGATTCAGGACGTGGTCGAAAGCGTGCGCCTGACCCGTGAGGCCGCCGGGTTCTCCGCTGAGCGTTTCAAGCTCGGCTCGCTCTACTCACTGACGGTCAAGACCGTCCCGCAACTGATCATGGGCCTGAAGATCCGCCGCAGCGAACTCAACATCGACCTGATCATGGGCTCCAACATCGACCTGCTGTACAAGCTCAAGAACATGGAAGTGGACGCGATCCTGGTCTCGCTGGACGACAGCGTCAACGACCCGGACTGCGAGCACATCGCGCTGTTCTCCGATGACATTTTCCTCGCCACGCCGGCCGACTCACCGTTCGCCCAGCGCAGTGAGGTCGACCTGGCCGAGGTCCGCGACGAGACGTTCATCACCCTGACCCAGGGGTTTGCCACGCACCAGGACGGCATCCGGGTGTTCAGGCAGGCGGGGTTCGAGCCGAAGGTGGCGATGCAGGTCAACGACATCTTTACCCTGCTGAGCATGGTCAGCTCGGGCGTGGGCTATGCGTTGCTGCCAGGCAGGATCGCGGCGGTGTACGAGAACCGGGTGAAACTCATCCCGTTGCAGGACAAGTACCGATTGCAACAGCACATCGGCGTGGTGTTCCTCAAGGCCAAGGAGCGCGACCCGAACCTGCTGGCGTTGCTCGCCGAGTGCCGGATGTACGCCAATCGCCAGGGTTGA